The following are encoded in a window of Cryptococcus neoformans var. neoformans B-3501A chromosome 13, whole genome shotgun sequence genomic DNA:
- a CDS encoding hypothetical protein (Match to ESTs gb|CF185669.1|CF185669, gb|CF185668.1|CF185668), translated as MPVTPRPNYPYPVPNSELIATHSLGKHFEGGFFAQNVALESDSPKSPAPQNAHISQPDALGGRVQYASGPGAELLYGPPGDERVGEDKRLDATLIYYLLTPDSYRSAMHMNLHSTFHLHHAGRALYTLIQPPQKNGDEPTVRRVIMGPNSSLGEVTQLFVPGGCWKASEIPEEDMLLLGGREDNDLKERIGCLISEVVVPGWNPDQHQFIDEDKLRAMWGTKSGWEQYTKYIHPPQGVEHPDK; from the exons ATGCCAGTGACACCGCGGCCCAACTATCCCTATCCAGTACCCAACTCAGAACTCATTGCGACTCATTCCCTTGGGAAGCACTTCGAAGGTGGTTTCTTTGCTCAGAATGTTGCCCTCGAATCAGACAGCCCAAAGTCACCCGCACCTCAAAATGCCCATATATCACAACCAGACGCTTTGGGAGGGAGGGTACAATATGCATCTGGTCCAGGAGCAGAATTGCTCTACGGTCCACCAGGAGATGAGCGAGTGGGAGAAGATAAAAGACTAGATGCGACTTTAATCTACTATCTTCTTACCCCTGACTCATACCGATCTGCAATGCACATGAATTTACACTCT ACTTTCCACCTCCATCACGCTGGGCGAGCACTTTACACTCTCATACAACCACCTCAGAAGAATGGTGACGAGCCAACAGTTCGTCGTGTGATCATGGGACCCAATTCTTCTCTCGGAGAGGTCACTCAGCTTTTCGTACCGGGAGGTTGTTGGAAAGCTAGCGAGATTCCCGAAGAGGACATGTTATTACTCGGGGGGCGCGAGGATAACGacttgaaagagagaatagGGTGTTTAATCAGCGAGGTTGTTGTGCCGGGTTGGAATCCAGACCAGCACCAATTCATTGATGAGGATAAG TTGCGGGCCATGTGGGGCACTAAATCAGGATGGGAACAGTACACCAAGTACATCCATCCTCCGCAAGGCGTCGAACATCCAGATAAATAG
- a CDS encoding hypothetical protein (Match to EST gb|CF192422.1|CF192422) yields MMNFTTGANASELLSLDRIRSQLIRLEDTIIFLLIERAQFAYNKKIYEAGAFKDEIDFEGSWLEWFLYETETFHAKARRFTSPDEHPFTPLDRLPQPILKPQKFPTLLYEPAATHPSVNVNSRILRFYVEHIVPGITGAGKGKTESEDDGNYGSSATRDVEVLQALSRRIHFGMFVSESKFLTAPHDFIPHILASPPNTEALAGLITKPAVEAKLLVRLANKARVYGCEMDVDGRLIEVPDEEMGARGKIDLASVVGMYKDWVIPLTKDVEVDYLIHRLDGVPQSQIDVWMKGKSQ; encoded by the exons ATGATGAACTTCACTACCGGGGCCAACGCTTCAGaacttctctctctcgaTCGCATCAGGTCACAGCTTATTCGGCTCGAAGACACAATCATTTTCT TGCTTATTGAACGAGCTCAATTCGCGTACAACAAGAAAATCTACGAGGCCGGAGCATTCAAGGATGAAATTGATTTTGAAGGAAGCTGGCTTGAATGGTTCTTGTACGAGACAGAGACTTTCCATG CAAAGGCCCGACGCTTTACAAG CCCCGATGAACATCCTTTCACCCCACTGGACAGGCTTCCGCAGCCCATCCTCAAACCTCAAAAATTTCCTACTCTCTTGTATGAACCCGCTGCTACTCACCCTTCTGTAAATGTCAATTCTAGGATCCTTCGGTTCTATGTGGAGCACATCGTCCCCGGTATCACCGGTGctggaaaggggaagactGAATCCGAAGATGATGGTAACTACGGCAGTTCAGCTACTCGAGATGTTGAGGTATTGCAGGCTTTGAGTCGAAGGATACACTTCG GTATGTTTGTTTCTGAGAGCAAATTCCTCACCGCACCCCACGACTTCATCCCTCATATCCTCGCCTCCCCTCCAAATACCGAAGCTTTAGCGGGTCTCATTACCAAGCCTGCTGTGGAAGCAAAGTTGCTTGTCCGATTGGCTAATAAAGCAAGGGTTTATGGGTGTGAGATGGATGTGGACGGTCGATTAATTGAGGTTCCTGACGAGGAGATGGGTGCCAGAGGGAAGATTGATCTCGCCTCGGTGGTGGGCATGTACAAGGATTGGGTCATTCCTCTTACCAAGGATGTCGAA GTGGACTATCTTATTCATCGTTTGGACGGCGTCCCTCAGTCTCAAATTGATGTTTGGATGAAGGGCAAAAGCCAGTAG
- a CDS encoding hypothetical protein (Match to ESTs gb|CF194091.1|CF194091, gb|CF193564.1|CF193564, gb|CF190416.1|CF190416), producing MSPQSVLVVGASRGLGLALVKHYSSVINPCNVFATVRGSAPSDTFPKGVRVIESVDCSKEDCGQKVVDGLQGASVDLVAYVAGVLKPEAGRCSIENLSWKDEILMYSVCSIAPVFVVKSLLFASSLSPSAKILFLTSEAGSVTLRTESEGGGAFGHHGSKAAANMVGHLLSYDLKERGIPIAMIHPGFLKTDMTKNAGMEEFYDKMGAITPEEAAKPLADFVDKLDLSMSGKFWAPLGAKGIGNAEEVLGKEVLDKPGPLEIPW from the exons AACCCCTGCAACGTCTTCGCTACTGTCCGTGGATCCGCCCCTTCTGACACTTTTCCCAAGGGCGTGAGGGTCATTGAAAGTGTAGATTGCTCCAAAGAGGATTGTGGCCagaaggtggtggatggGCTGCAAGGGGCCAGCGTCGATCTTGTTGCCTATGTTGCTGGTGTCCTGAAACCAGAGGCAGGTCGATGC TCGATCGAGAATCTTAGCTGGAAAGACGAAATCTTGATGTATTCTGTCTGCTCCATTGCACCTGTGTTTGTCGTCAAATCACT CCTttttgcctcttctctATCGCCCAGCGCCAAGATCCTCTTTTTAACTTCTGAGGCCGGATCTGTAACTCTACGAACGGAGTCAGAGGGAGGTGGAGCATTTGGTCACCATGGCAGTAAGGCTGCTGCCAACATGGTGGGACATCTCTTGAGCTACGACCTCAAGGAGAGAGGCATCCCTATTGCTATGATCCAT CCCGGTTTCTTGAAGACGG ATATGACCAAGAACGCTGGCATGGAAGAGTTCTACGACAAGATGGGAGCCATCACCCCTGAGGAAGCTGCCAAGCCTTTGGCTGATTTTGTTGACAAACTCGATTTGAGTATGAGTGGAAAGTTTTGGGCTCCAC TTGGTGCGAAAGGCATTGGAAATGCCGAAGAGGTCCTTGGGAAGGAGGTGCTTGACAAGCCTGGACCTTTGGAGATTCCTTGGTGA